In a single window of the Prosthecobacter sp. SYSU 5D2 genome:
- a CDS encoding aspartate carbamoyltransferase catalytic subunit, translating to MSITPRKDLLDIASLTTEEIEFVLANAVPFKDLFKRSVKKVPTLKGQTVLTLFYEPSTRTRSSFEVAANRLSADVTHFDIESSSVVKGESILDTVETLESMRVDYIVVRHKQAGIPNLIAKNTRASVINAGDGWHAHPTQALLDAFTLKEQIKDLRGARALIVGDLQHSRVARSTSLIFRRLGMDVAYLAPGSMMPRETPPEVKLFGNWTDALDWKPDVIYLLRVQSERMDEPFFPSAAEYHKNYGLTDDRVKILRDRGLWLMHPGPVNRGVEITDLGMNYEKSLINQQVENGIAVRMSVLYWLKPGAEV from the coding sequence ATGAGCATCACCCCACGCAAAGACCTCCTCGACATCGCCTCCCTCACGACTGAGGAAATCGAGTTCGTCCTGGCCAATGCCGTGCCCTTCAAGGACCTCTTCAAACGGAGCGTCAAAAAGGTCCCCACACTGAAGGGCCAGACCGTGCTCACCCTTTTTTACGAGCCCAGCACCCGCACCCGCTCCTCCTTCGAAGTCGCAGCCAACCGCCTCTCCGCCGACGTCACCCACTTTGACATCGAGTCCTCCAGCGTGGTCAAAGGCGAGTCCATCCTGGACACCGTGGAAACGCTGGAATCCATGCGCGTGGACTACATCGTGGTGCGACACAAGCAGGCCGGCATCCCCAACCTCATCGCCAAAAACACACGCGCCAGCGTCATCAATGCCGGCGATGGCTGGCATGCTCACCCCACCCAGGCCCTGCTGGATGCCTTCACACTTAAAGAGCAGATCAAGGACCTTCGTGGCGCCCGCGCCCTCATCGTCGGGGATCTCCAGCACAGCCGCGTGGCCCGCAGCACCAGCCTCATCTTCCGCCGCCTCGGCATGGACGTCGCCTACCTCGCCCCAGGTTCCATGATGCCGCGCGAGACCCCGCCGGAGGTAAAACTCTTTGGCAACTGGACCGATGCGCTCGATTGGAAACCGGACGTCATCTACCTCCTCCGTGTGCAGAGCGAGCGCATGGACGAGCCCTTCTTCCCCAGCGCCGCCGAGTATCACAAAAATTACGGCCTAACCGATGATCGCGTCAAAATCCTGCGCGACCGCGGCCTCTGGCTCATGCACCCCGGCCCCGTCAATCGCGGCGTCGAGATCACCGACCTCGGCATGAACTACGAAAAGAGCCTCATCAACCAGCAGGTGGAAAACGGCATCGCCGTCCGCATGAGCGTCCTCTACTGGCTGAAGCCGGGTGCTGAGGTTTAA